The Lolium rigidum isolate FL_2022 chromosome 2, APGP_CSIRO_Lrig_0.1, whole genome shotgun sequence genomic interval taaaaaaataataagTTTTCATCATTTTTTTATAAATATCACGTTATTGCAAAAAAAATCGAATTTAGGACTCGGTCGACCAACCAGACGCGGATCAGCAGTCTGCTGGGCAGCCATGCATGAAAAGCAATGTTTAGCAATTAAGTTTGCTTCAAACGAGCAACCTGGTAGGTCTGCCGATCGGCGGCTGGCCGTCCAACCAGACCatagttttgaaaaaaataaattcATGTACTATTTGTAAAAATAGTGAAAATCATATTGTTTTTTTTAAATAGCGTTTGAATAGCACCATCGCCCCCATATTGGCATGGACAGTGGCATGACAtaaaccttcaaaatgtttaCCCCACTGCTACTATTTTGCCaagaataaagacctttctatcaGGAGAAGAGATTTGGTGCATATAAGCACCAATGATTCTTTTCTCAGAAACAtgagttttaaaattttctaaaATATAATTCCTAAAGTAGCTGCTCATATATCCCACAACCGTGTAAACTATTAGTAGGGAACAATGTATATTTAGGCTACACAAACATGATAAAAAGTGTCGATATGAGTGATGTGAGTTTAAATCTCTATTGTTTTgaaatttgtcattttcatttaggttaaaatacaaaatatttcgaATTTATATTTCAACGTTTGTGGATACATCAGTAGCTAATTTTACAATTTTGTTTCACAATTTTTTAAAGCATGTAAATATGATATTTGATCTTTTTTTAGAAGTAGAGAGCACTAGAGCTCGGGAGACGAAAGGACATTCCGTCTATATTAGCAACGCAAAAGCTTGTAGCCCCAATACTatttaagagcaagtacaatagagtccagtcagctgactataagacattaaataatatattttagatgagttggaggagagagaagaggagagagaagggaggtgggctactatgcaataagccagtctcttgcacgtgctcctaggcaccttgtgagaagtgaaaggtgggccatatattagtaaagtactacattcttatagccaactattgtacatgttagctatatgatgactacaaatgatatgacatcttgttatagccaacagttggctatactattggaattgctctaagagaTGTTTCACCTACCTTTGTATACTATTGCGTCCCTACAAATGCTATATATTAATACACATATATATTGGGTTTTACTTTCCCAAGTAAAACTGAAATAGCATGACCATTTTATAAGTTTTATGAAAGTAAGAGAATAAGAATGTTACAGTTTAAGTTTCAATACTTGCGTTTATCACTCTATTTTGTAAGTTCTACTCTTAAAGTTTAGAAATGGTTCGGGCACAACTATGTTCCAAAAATCCACTCACCCTAATTGCGAAGTGATTTAATGGCTAAGATTTATGGTAGAATAGATGTGGCTAGATCCCAAAAATCCACTATTGGTAAGTGATTATTAAGCCCAAATGAAAATTTAAGATAGATGTGACTATAGAAAAACTAGTATTGCTAACTATTTACTGTAAAGCGCTTGATAAATACCTTATATACCCTAATTTTCATATTTACTTATACCTACTCACACACTAGAAACCTCCATCGAGAATCTGCTTTGAAGATCTTTGTCAatcaattttttgaaatatgCTCATGCACATAAACAAACACACAAATGTACATATATATTGTAGTGGATGCATCTATCAAAATTAATCGCCGAACATGTGCTTTTATAAATTTTATCACATTTAAGGTGATTTGTTTAACGAAATGATCTTTCTAATTAAGTATCTAACGTCCGTAAAAAGCAAATTTGATTATAGTGTTTTGTTGTAAAAGACGTTCTGTACTAAGCTTAAATGTACTTTTGAATGATATATTGTAAAAAGAATGTATAAGAACAACAAACATTTCTTAATCTTTTGCAAACACTTTGGGATGTGCTTAATTGTATAAATAAGGATTTAAAATATCCTGTTGTTTACCCAGACAACGTTCATGAAAGATGaataaataaatataaaagttTAGTATAAACATGTGAATTGTTTACCTTAACTCATGTGTCGGCCCACATATCCAACCCTGCCCGCCTACAACTGCAAGCTCCATCGGCACAACACAACGCCGCCAGCCTCCAGCTGACCCAGGATCATCTCCGTTCCCTCCAAATCTTCTACCAAGCGCCGCTGCCACACCATCACGTCGTCGCCCCTATCACATTTCCTCTCCAGATGCCCCACCACATTTGCAATACAATCCCTTGCCTCTCGGTAGCCACAATCCCGCCAGACCACCACATCGCCATTTTTCACCGACCCTGCAGCACACCGATGGCCGACGGTGCACCTCTCCGAATTGACGAGTTAGATGGCGATCCCGAAAGATTTACACTctactagaggcaataataaatgtttTAATTTGACTCCATGTTTATGTATGATTAATGTTCGATCCTTTATTCTACAACTGGTATGTATTTTGAATACGAGATTCAAAGGAAAACTTGTAAGCATGTGCAAGTAAACAAACAAACAGTTGTTCCTGGTTCCGCCTCTTGGACTAGCTCATATGTCTTGTGGTTATCAAGTTTTCTGATCATGCACATAGTTAAATTAATTAGGATGCCATCAACAATAAGAGTACATTTTCACGAAAACAAGAGCACCCCCTTTTATGTTTGATATGATGTGAGGCATTTTTATCATTTACTGTTTTATTTTAGAAAGTTAGCGGGAGAATAAAGTGACTACAATATTTCTCAAATCTCGACAAAAACCAGTTGTTCCGGTTACCACCAGATTTTTTTTACGGTGGATGAATATATTGGTATTTATATAATTTGTACTTAAATTTATATTTTATGATAAATTATGGGTAAATCGATAAATTTATTTGACAAATCTCAGGGTATTATGACCGGTATTTTCAAAAAATGGGTAGTACCGATGCCCACCGATGTTTTCTCGCAACCGGGGAAAAAGACGCTGACACACAATTGAACATTTGAGACTTTCAGTCCTCGTAGTCACGACTCAAGCTGTCTTGTACGTACTTCTGCACAAATGAGGACACATGTGCATCGATCTCCCTGTCAATGTAAAACGGGAACCAGACCGAGACGAGTATTTCAGCCAGAAAACACGTTGGCATGTCGCAATTCACCTCACACACACACCAGGTCTCGATCTCTTTCCACGCAGTTGTGAATCCAGCTACCCTGAAAAAACAAATGGAAAAGGCTAGCTAGCAAACAACCAGgagaggaaattgcacaaaccacTCACTATTGCTGTCTATGTTGCACAAATCACTCACTTTTCACGTCTTTTGCAGAAAATACCAACTTTACATGTAGTTGGTTGCACAGAGGTCCAAATTAAGGATTAGACTTGTTAACCGCAAATCTGATAGCCAGGGCCCACAATGAGTGATGATGTGGCATACACGTGTCATCAACTATTCTTTTTTAAACCTTAAAAATTATAAAAATTCCAATAAATGGAACAATATAAACTAAAAAATCTAGGAAAGTTTAAAATACTTCAAAATATTTATCACTTTTTGTGAGATATGACCAAAACTTGGGTTCAAACTTTTCAAAAGTTCTGAAAAAATTATAGTATTTGAAACAATATGACATACGTAATCTCGAAAAGTTTGACATAATTCAAAGCCATCAAGCTTGCCATCTTCCTATCACCGCCTCCAGTGCTCGATTTATATTGTTTCGTTTATTTGAAATTTTTCAAACTTCTAAAAATTCTTGAAAAATCTAGTTTATGATACTCGGTGCCACATCATCACTAGTTGTGGACCCAGCCGTCAGATTTACTGTTAACTAGCCTAATCTCAGATTTGGACCTCTGTGCAACCAACTACACGTAAAGTTGGTGTTTTCTGCAAAAAACGTGAATAGTGAGTAGTTTGTGCAACAGAGACAGCAAAAGTGAgtggtttgtgcaatttcctccaACCAGGAGCTAGCGCGCACACGTGTTGTGGAGCTTGGGCGACACGTCACACTCCGCCCTCCGCAAGCAAAGCGCGGCTGCCGGCTGGATACGATGTAACCGCGCGCGCCCATTATCTGCTCCAAATAAATATAATTAGATAATGATGTCGATCCCGCATTTACCGATCTAACCCTACTGCGCGTGTGAAAGCTTGCCCAATTTTGCGTGTAGAAAGAGGCAAGAAGGGATGCAGCATGGTTAGTTAATCCCAGCACTGCTTATTAGTTAAGCTAATTTAAATTGCATTAATACACATAtatattgggttttacttccccaaGTAAAATTTAAATTGCGTGAGTATTTTATAAGTTTTATGAAAGTAAGAGAATAGGAATGTTACAGTTTAAGTCTCAATACTTGCGTTTATCACTCTATTTTTTAAGTTCTACTCTTAAAGTTTAGAAATGGTTCGGACACAATATGTTTCAAAAATCCCCTCACCCTAATTGCGAAGTGATTTAATGGCTAAGATTTATGGTAAGTCCCTAATTTTCCTATTTACTTGTAAGAATAGATGAGGCTAGGTCCCAAAAATTCACTATTGGTAAGTTATTATTAAGCCCAAATGAAAATTTAAGATAGATGTGACTATAGAAAAACTAGTATTGTTAGCTATTTATTTACTGTAAAGCGCTTGATAAATACCTTATATACCCTAATTTTCCTATTTACTTATACATACTCACACATCTGCCCGGGCGTTCGGTTTGTTCGGTTTGCTCGGTCCGGTCATTTCGGTCTTCTAGAATTTCGGTTATCCAAAAACACTACCCATATTACGTTCGGTCTTTCCGGTCTTTCTGTATTCGGTCTTCGGTCTTTTCGGTTCGGTCTTCGGTCATGACCATATAGACCAAAAAGAGAATATGGCAGCACAAGTATATAAGAAATGGCAGCACAACACGATGATCATTACAAGCACTTCAATTTATGATTTGCGGTACAAAAACTAAACAAGTAATTCACTTGTCATTCCTTTTACATTTGCAGTACAAAATGACAGTACAAGTATATAAAAAATTGGTTCAGCACATCCTCATGTACAATATTGGTTCAGCTCATACTGGGATTCTTGTCATCTACAAAAACGCAGCAGAGAAATATCTTATTCGCTCTCCATTCATCAGTGCGGGACACACAGGGATACAACAAATCGTCTAAATCACACAGGAGCTGAAAAAATCGAGAATCGCGGCAGCTCAACCTTATTCAATCCATCAGCCAAATCAAAGGGCAACTCGTCTTTGTATGGGGAAACAACAATCGTACTGTTTACAGCAGTGTACAGGGTAGTCTAGAAGAAGATTGGAAAAGGAAAGACAAGGTTCTTACCGTGGCTGTGGTGGCAGGGATCTACAAACTGGACCATGACTGTGAGTCCGTGAGGATGGTGGGCTGGCGTCCAGGTGGTGTGGCGCAGagcttgcagctgccggcgatcGGGCTTGagctgtggcggcggcgcgacgcgGCGCAAGGGCATGTCGTCTCTCCTCTGCCTGTGGGCTAGGTCAGGGAGGAAAGAAGTGAGAAGACACGAATAGGTAAGACTCCAAAACTGGGCCTCAATGGGCTGGACGCGGGACTAATTCCTTTCTCTGCGAAGAAAATTCGGTCGCTTCGGTCGCATCGGTCTCCATCTCGAGCTGACCGAACAGCCCAAACAAATTTCGGTTAGCTGATTCCCAAGACCGATCAGTAACCGAAGACCGAATTTTCAGGCTAATTCGGGTTCGGTCCCGGTTTTTTTTGGGTTCGGTCTTCGGTTTCGGTTTTTTGTGCCCGGACATACTCACACACTAGAAACCTCCATCAAGAATCTACGCTTTGAAGGTCTTTGTCAATCTATCTTTTGGAATATGCTCATGCACATAAACAAACACACAAATGTACATATATATTGTAGTGGATGAGTCTATCATAATTAATCGCCGAACATGTGCTTTTATAAATTTTATCACATTAAAAGTGACTTGTTTAACAAAATGATCTTTCTAATTAAGTATCTAACGTGCCTAAAAAGCAAATTTTATTATAGTGTTTTGCTGTAAAAGACGTTCTGTACTAAGCTTAAATGTACTTTTGAATGATATATTGTAAAAAAGAATGTGTAAGAACAACAAACATTTCTTAATCTTTTGGAAACACTTTGGGATGTGCTTAATTTTATAAATTAGGATTTAAAATATCATGTTGTTTACCCAGACAACGTTCAGAAAAGATGaataaataaatataaaagttTAGTATAAATATATGAATTGTTTACCTGAACTCATGTGTCGCACCACATCTTCAACTCTGCCAGCCTACAAGTGCAATCTCCATCGCCAAAACACAACACAGCGGACAAAAACCAGTTGTTCCGGTTACCACCAAAAAAGCTTTTGCCCGGACGAAATATACTGGTATTCATATAATTTgtacttatttttattttaataaattCTAGATAAGTCGATAAATTTATTTGACAAATCTCTGGCTATTATGACCGGCATTTTAAAATAATGGGTAATACCGACGCCCACCGATGTTTTCTCACAACCGGGGAAAAAGATGTTGACACACAATTGAACATTTGAGACTTTGAATCCTCGTCGTCACGACTCGAGCTGTCTTGTACGTACCAATGTACAAATAAGAACACATGTGCATCCATCTCCTTGTCAATGTAAAACGGGAACCAGACGACGTAGACGAGTATTTCAGCCAGAAAACAGGTTGGCATGTCGCAATTCACCTCACACACACTGACACACACCCTCCTCGATCTCTTTCCACGCAGCTGTGAATCCAGCTACCCTGAAAAAACAAATGGAAAATGCTAGCTAGCAAACAACCAGGACCTAGCAGCACACGTGTTATGAATCTTGGGCGACACGTCAGTCTCCGCCCTGCGCAAGCAAAGCGTGGCTGCCGGCTGGATACGATGTAACCGCGCGCGCCCATTATCTTCTCCAAAAGATATATAATTAGAAAATGATGTCGATCCCGCATTTACCGATCTAACCCCTACTACGCGTGTGAAAGCTTGCCCAATTTTGCGTGTAGAAAGAGGCAAGAAGGGATGCAGCATGGTTAGTTAAACCAAACACTGCTTATTAGTGAAGCTAATTAACTCGAGTTGGGTTTGACCGTTTCAAAGTTCCGGTTTGGAGGGGGCAGTACGGCACTTGTGACTTTGACTTGCCGTCATCAGGTCGTCATGGCAGAGGTCTATGGAGCTTATGCCTGACGTCGGTATTACTTCGTGTATACTCGGCTGAGATCGGCtgagatcgatcgatcgatcgtgcGCTCGACGAGTAATACGTGCTTGTCGTTCTTACCATCCGTATCCGTCGACACACATGTATAGCTACCCACCTCGATGTTTCTATAATTCCTCGTGCTTCTAGTTCAAATTTAAGTTAAAATCGCGACAGAAATTATGAAAACGGAGGGAGATCAtctcaagaacccatcatgtgggTCTTGTGACGTGCATCAGAATTAAAGAAAAAGACACATTTATTTGCGAAAACAACATGTGATCAAATTAGGCGCGGCGACTTGACCAGCGGCAGCGGTACTATAGTACAAGTAGATGCatgcatgggtggtggtggttgcaCTCCCCAACTTTGCTTCCCACACAAGCTAAGCTAGCCGATGGAGGCCGGCCAATCAATCTAGAAGAAGAATCAAGTTGCTAGCTGCGCATGCGCTACACATCACCGGCCGAAAGCTAAAACTATTTACATGCCTTCCAATTTCCACATGCATCTAAACTGAACCTGAACCTGTAAAAGATAGTAGTGTGGCTACCTATACTACTAATTTACTGTCTTGATTAAACCTTAATCAGATAGCTAGCCCTGCTTAATTTCATCACTAGTATTTGCTTCTCTACATCAAGGCCAGCAAAAATTAACCTTTGAGTTGACTCGACAGcaacatcgtcgtcgtcgtcgcagaGGGGAGAAAGCAAAACTTGCCGGTCTTCCCCTCTGATTTAACGCTTCGTGATTATACTGTAATTGATCAGGAGATTAATCGATGGATCATCCGAAGTTGTAGCCATTGGTGTTGTTAGTGGACGCCGGCCGCGGCATCATCTGCGACCCCGCCGCCTGTATGCTCTGCAGCAGCAGCCTGTCCTCCGCCGACGACTCGAACCCGTGCAGGAACGACATGTCCCCGCCGCCCCCTCCGAGCAGGCTGCCATAGTCGCCTCcgtactgctgctgctgctggtgctgctgcGGCCGGAAGAGCTggctctgctgctgctgctgcagcgaCGACGTGGGGACCGGCCGGTGCGGCTGGTACTGCCCGCCGAGGTGGTCGAACGACATCACGGCGGAGGTCGGCGACGGGCGCACCGGCATGCCGACACCAGACCCGCCGGCGCCGAAGCTGATCACGGGcccgccgacgccgccggggcCGTAGGGGCCGGACGGGATGCCGGTGAACTGCTGCACCATGGCGCGGAAGTTGGAGGTGTCGGTGTTGAGCAGCGTGACGGGCGCGCGGCGGGACGCGCGGGAGCGGCGCCGGGCCGGCTTGCCGACGCGGCCCGCCTCGACTCCGGGCGCCGACCGGGCCGGGCTCCCGCCCGAGCCGCCGGACGTCGGGCTCGACACCGTGACTCCGCTGCCCTCCCCCGTCGCCGGGCCGCCattgccgccggcgccggcgccgtagagacCCGTCCAGTGGGCCATGTTCGCGCTCGTCTCTCCCATGGCTAGCTAAGCACTAGCAGTAGCAACACCTGCCGGAGTAAGTAAAGAGGAGTAGAGGTCTGGAGCCGGTCGGGGATGGTGGCTACTTATAGGGTCACCGGCGACGAGTCAAAGGGAGTGCTCGGACGATTCTGAACCGTCGATTTGGGAATGGACGGGTTGGATGGGCGTGAAGGTTCGTCTTCTGGAACGTGGCTGACCCTGTACGTGTGGGTGTTTCCCGGAAGCGTCGAGCCCGAGGTGGCGACCCACCATTGAGCAGGTCGTTACTGCGGGGCCCACACAGCTCCCGCCGGTGATCCCTACCCCGGCGATGGCGCCGTTAACTAGAGGCAGCTGACCTAATTATCCCAGCGTCTCTCTCTAGATCGCCTCCGTCTCTAAAAGGAAAAAATCTGTGTCCGTCGGTTCAAGTTCGGTCGCATGCGCGGCCGGAGTGGCGTCGCTGTTTGGTGGCGCCGGAAGGACACCGCCGCATGGTACAACTGCAATCTCAGTTCTCGATATCTCTGGGCATCATCTCTCAAGTCTGAACCAAATCTGCGAGATGCACACATGCGAACAAATTTAGCCGGCCGGCCGGGATATGGCGCCTTTTCACTTTCCGACGATCGGCTGTCCGCGCTTTACGGGGCAAGAGGATTTTTTACGAGTGTGAactcggggaagaagaagagacgAGAGAATAATCCATGGTGTCACGCAGCCAAAGCAAAAAAATTGAACGACCAGTAGGCAGAGGAGGCGGCCGCACGAAGCTTCGACCCAAAGGGCCAAAGCTAGCCGACGGCGACGCGCGTGGCGGGACGTGCACTACCGGAGCCAAGGCATGCGCGCGCCGGCGGGTTGTTGTTCTTCAGCACGTGCACACCTTTGAATCCCCACTTCGACGACTCGACCTGTGTATTCGTCTTCGATCGCGGATCACGGTCACGGGGGACAAAATCTTGCTCTATTTTATTCTTTGCTTGTATATTTGGAGTATGTAGGATACTAGTCACACTGCTTCCAGGTGCAGAATAGTTAGTGTACACACACCAATATTTTGTCAACGGTAAATGATTTTTATGTCACATAAATTTTGTCGTACTCCAGAAGTGGATTTGAAGATAAGGAAAAATAGACAtggcaaaaatataaaaaaaattatataactTAAAAtacatatttttggtgttttttaaACGTAATAACTCATACAATGCGTTTTTATGTCAATTTTTATTGCGAGTCAATATAAATGTAATTACTTgtataaaatataattttatgAATTTAACAACAGAAAATTATGTTGGATGCAAAATAACTTTTTTGCACCCGAAAGTTAAATAGAGTTTCTATGTAGGATACATActatacactggtagaaaaaggggctttagtcccggttcgcaagggccattaatcccggttgcgcaaccggaactaattatgcgcgactaaaggccccccctttagtcccggttgcttacaaaccgggactaaaggccccgccACGTGGGCGGCTGGCATGCGCCGGgaggaggacctttagtcccggtttgtaacacgaaccgggactaaaggctatttcgagttaatttttttaattcatttgggtttctaattatttttcactccctctttttttctatttttttttcagaatttctactatttcagttatttgcatagtttagtctctatctctaactacacttatctctagtcaaattacatactcgtggtcaaacttcccgctcggtcacccatcctcccactcctctagcactagcacgcttaacttctgagttccatcccgttccgcatccaagtgcttcgcgcgcatgtatgtgatagtagtatcatatcaatcctattaacatgttgatcgatgtcacatttctttattgtttgaattacaaataattcttttaataaacaaaagtaatgatgtaataataatcttgcataaataaataaacattaacttttaatttgtattattttaaatattattaattaattaaatatttttttgccaaacctaaaacctaaaaatttgaaaatctaaaaattgggtaaaaatgatagtaatctttatgcaggatgcaattattaattttaggttttaaaaaataaaaaaaatataaaatccgtaatttatagcaaaaacctttagtcccggttggtgtccccaaccgggattaaTGGTTCTTGCCCTGGCCTCAGCCCAccgtagccctttagtcccggttgccccgagcattagtctcggttcaccagcagaaccgggactaaagacccattagtcccgggtcaaagtatttggggactaataggttgggatggaaggcctttttctactagtgataNNNNNNNNNNNNNNNNNNNNNNNNNNNNNNNNNNNNNNNNNNNNNNNNNNNNNNNNNNNNNNNNNNNNNNNNNNNNNNNNNNNNNNNNNNNNNNNNNNNNTTACCAGCATGCTCATATATCGTATAATGTTGGCTCATGAAATTCATAATGAGGAAATAATCATGGGTGTCCCTAGAGAAATGTCACCACTCGCCACAAAACAATAATTATATTTAATGATATGTACAAGATGTTTTTTTTAGAAATTATTGTGATTGATTTAACAAAATTTACGAGTAAATTTATCATGATCTATTTCTTCAACAATTTTGGTATTTATCTTCTTATTTGGACTATTAATGCATAAATGTTAAGCACAACATAAGTATATGGACTCATGTGTACCATCAGGAGCACACACTCGCAAATTGTCTGTTATGGGTCAAAATCTATACTGGTGGAGTCATCACAAGGGTCTTGATGTCGATGAGAACACCACTTATCACTATAACGTATAACCATAGTCCTATTTAGTGACATGCACAAGATGTTTATAAGTAGCTTATCTAGTGGACCTATTTGAAGAGGGTTCTGTTTCAATTCTCAAATCGAACCAATATCCATATTGGTAACCATTTGGGCCACTACCCCAAAACAAACCCTAATTTGATGATAGAACTATGATATGGATTATCAAAACTCAATACCAGCGGGCTTAGTTACTCTCTTCCCTGAACTTATGCAAGAACGAATTTCTCGAGTTCGATCAGTACTATGAACTTATAATGAATTATTGTGATTGATATAACATAACTTACATGAGTAATTTTTTTCCTTGTTACCATTTCGTATTTAAAAAATAATTAGGAGCATAGTATGGAAAAGAATGACGGAGCTTCCATCCAGAGATATGTCAGACTTGTGATGCCCTATGTTGATGTGAGCCGCCAC includes:
- the LOC124687071 gene encoding VQ motif-containing protein 22-like produces the protein MGETSANMAHWTGLYGAGAGGNGGPATGEGSGVTVSSPTSGGSGGSPARSAPGVEAGRVGKPARRRSRASRRAPVTLLNTDTSNFRAMVQQFTGIPSGPYGPGGVGGPVISFGAGGSGVGMPVRPSPTSAVMSFDHLGGQYQPHRPVPTSSLQQQQQSQLFRPQQHQQQQQYGGDYGSLLGGGGGDMSFLHGFESSAEDRLLLQSIQAAGSQMMPRPASTNNTNGYNFG